The following proteins are encoded in a genomic region of Alteromonadaceae bacterium 2753L.S.0a.02:
- a CDS encoding O-antigen/teichoic acid export membrane protein — translation MQTGNLLCGANKPMKQLSNLYSRYKNSRTLTSSFWVILSMGYGQFIRLVSNLILTRLLLPEYFGIMSIVYAISGFFYMVSDIGLVPSIVNTKRDKEVAFMATAWSIQLIRSLILAAVLVVAAWPVSLFYDQPILAYLVLVTAASTVLSGFNSIGLILEQKYLRQKRLALLEISVQTFSILSMIVIAYYTRSIWALILGQFIAVAVKMIASHKVCPTNFMKFTLERDAVLEIVHFGKWILLASLFGYFVARSSPMIMGKFIGMDLLGMFVIARMFAAMAEMVVNGLSDKILQPRYRQMIVGNTTHEVMLKFRYRFNLIFLPVCIVLATAGQWIIDLLYDDRYTEAGWVLQILSIGRVAAILSHSAKPILTSLGDSKTLMFNQGFSAILTFSLLSVAGYTSGFEGMVLASITLSFLNYGVLAFSLSRKNIHIFLPDIVVAFGCVAIMIIIWWLLDAKPLHVLAQFLGF, via the coding sequence ATGCAAACTGGCAACCTCCTATGTGGCGCCAATAAACCCATGAAACAACTTTCAAATTTGTACAGCCGATACAAAAATTCAAGAACTTTAACTAGCAGCTTTTGGGTTATATTGAGCATGGGATACGGCCAGTTTATCCGGCTGGTATCTAATTTGATTCTCACCCGATTACTCCTGCCAGAATACTTCGGGATCATGTCGATCGTGTACGCCATATCGGGATTCTTCTATATGGTCTCAGATATTGGTCTAGTACCGAGTATCGTAAATACAAAACGGGATAAGGAAGTTGCATTTATGGCAACGGCCTGGTCCATTCAGTTAATTCGATCACTCATACTCGCTGCAGTTCTGGTGGTCGCGGCATGGCCCGTGAGTCTTTTTTATGATCAGCCCATTCTGGCCTATTTAGTCTTGGTAACTGCAGCATCTACCGTGTTGAGTGGTTTCAACTCCATTGGGCTAATCCTCGAGCAAAAATACCTTCGTCAAAAACGTTTAGCCCTTTTAGAAATCTCAGTGCAAACTTTCAGTATTCTTTCAATGATAGTGATTGCGTACTACACACGGAGTATTTGGGCTCTTATATTGGGACAATTCATCGCAGTTGCTGTAAAAATGATTGCTAGTCACAAGGTGTGCCCCACTAATTTTATGAAGTTCACGCTTGAAAGAGATGCCGTATTAGAGATTGTGCATTTTGGGAAATGGATCTTGTTAGCGTCTTTATTCGGTTACTTCGTAGCTCGGAGTAGCCCAATGATTATGGGTAAATTCATTGGCATGGATTTGTTGGGCATGTTTGTCATAGCTCGTATGTTCGCTGCTATGGCAGAGATGGTTGTAAATGGACTTTCAGACAAAATTCTTCAGCCGCGATATCGACAAATGATTGTAGGTAATACCACCCATGAAGTGATGTTGAAGTTTAGGTATCGGTTCAACCTGATATTTCTACCGGTTTGTATAGTGTTGGCGACTGCTGGTCAGTGGATTATAGATTTGCTTTATGATGATCGCTATACAGAAGCTGGTTGGGTGCTACAGATACTCTCAATTGGTCGAGTTGCGGCAATACTTTCTCACAGCGCGAAGCCCATTTTGACATCGTTGGGCGACTCCAAAACGTTAATGTTTAATCAAGGGTTTTCGGCCATTTTAACATTTTCGCTGCTGTCTGTTGCAGGATACACCAGTGGCTTCGAGGGGATGGTTTTGGCAAGTATAACGTTATCCTTTCTAAATTATGGTGTGTTGGCTTTTTCTTTAAGTAGAAAAAATATACATATATTCCTGCCTGATATTGTTGTTGCTTTTGGGTGTGTCGCGATTATGATAATTATTTGGTGGTTGCTCGATGCTAAACCGCTACATGTCTTAGCGCAGTTTCTAGGATTTTAA
- a CDS encoding N-acetylglucosaminyldiphosphoundecaprenol N-acetyl-beta-D-mannosaminyltransferase, producing MNMQVDKLVSRNLTSVLGLPFDNVTTDDVVEKIRECCLTGTRCFLTTPNLNFAITASSDNEFFNSVVASDLSIADGMPIVLLARLIGEQLPERVAGSTVFESLSSTSATERKLKVFFFGGQPGVAEKAHNKLNESSQGLEACGWHDPGFVSVEDMSNHEIIEMINAAAPDFLVLALGARKGQEWLMRNRHALRVPVISHLGAVINFVAGEVSRAPRLVQKLGFEWLWRIKEEPSLWRRYWSDGIELIKCLIHQVLPLAVVRFLERSRPNKSKSSRQVNFQQSDQGFTVVCSGFLDDNALQEVKQRFYEILCTGSNITLNLTEATSISQQWIGFLLALQRNLADRDRCLFMQLPSQRIMRIFRYSNVLKRFHIIDSSEANAEFNV from the coding sequence ATGAACATGCAGGTAGATAAATTGGTTTCCAGGAATCTAACCAGCGTGCTTGGCTTGCCTTTCGATAATGTTACGACCGATGACGTTGTCGAAAAAATTAGAGAATGTTGCTTAACAGGAACGCGTTGCTTTCTTACTACGCCTAACCTGAATTTTGCAATAACCGCGAGTAGTGACAATGAATTTTTTAATTCTGTCGTTGCCAGTGATCTGAGTATCGCAGATGGTATGCCCATCGTGTTATTGGCTAGACTCATCGGAGAACAACTACCGGAAAGAGTGGCTGGGTCGACTGTATTTGAATCTTTATCAAGTACCTCTGCCACTGAACGTAAGCTCAAAGTTTTCTTTTTTGGTGGACAACCTGGTGTTGCCGAGAAAGCGCATAACAAGCTAAATGAATCGTCGCAAGGCCTCGAAGCCTGCGGGTGGCACGATCCGGGTTTCGTTTCTGTAGAAGACATGAGCAATCATGAAATTATTGAAATGATTAACGCAGCAGCGCCTGATTTTTTAGTGCTTGCCCTAGGAGCACGAAAAGGGCAGGAATGGCTAATGCGCAATCGTCATGCGTTGCGCGTTCCTGTGATAAGCCATTTGGGCGCGGTGATAAATTTTGTTGCTGGTGAAGTGAGCCGAGCACCACGCTTGGTGCAGAAATTGGGTTTCGAGTGGCTTTGGCGTATAAAAGAAGAACCGAGCCTTTGGCGGCGATATTGGAGCGACGGTATAGAGCTCATCAAATGTCTTATCCATCAGGTATTACCGCTGGCAGTGGTTAGGTTCCTGGAACGATCTCGCCCGAATAAATCTAAATCTTCGCGGCAGGTCAATTTTCAGCAAAGCGATCAGGGCTTTACGGTGGTGTGCTCGGGCTTTCTCGATGACAACGCTCTTCAAGAAGTAAAACAACGTTTTTATGAAATACTCTGTACCGGTAGTAATATTACCTTAAATCTCACGGAAGCAACGAGTATTTCACAGCAGTGGATAGGATTTTTGCTCGCCCTACAGCGAAATTTAGCAGACAGAGATCGTTGCTTGTTTATGCAGCTGCCTAGCCAGAGAATAATGCGCATTTTTCGGTATTCGAATGTTCTGAAACGGTTTCATATTATAGATAGTTCAGAAGCGAACGCCGAGTTTAATGTCTAA
- a CDS encoding cellulose synthase/poly-beta-1,6-N-acetylglucosamine synthase-like glycosyltransferase, whose product MSHKLGIVAIGRNEGERLVACLRSAQPENYAVVYVDSGSSDDSCSKARELGAAVVNLDLSIPFTAARARNAGWQYLLAQQPELEFIHFIDGDCEFVDSWLETALQYLQTSPDYAVVCGQRKERYPSQTVYNHLCDIEWNTPVGDANACGGDALFRVAALKQVQGYREDLIAGEEPELCYRLRCKGWKIYRYDAHMTLHDAAMFSSQQWWKRMQRAGYAYAEGYAIHGGKRAKLENYRWPDVRRILLWTVILPTLILTLSLLSGYFLILFLIYPLQLLRLTAGYKKTLATPSLAFPYALSNLIGKFAQFGGVLKYTVNRMKGRRGTLIEYK is encoded by the coding sequence TTGTCTCATAAGCTCGGTATTGTAGCTATCGGTCGTAACGAGGGTGAACGCTTGGTTGCGTGTTTGCGCTCGGCCCAACCTGAAAACTATGCCGTTGTATATGTCGATTCCGGTTCGAGCGATGACAGTTGCTCAAAAGCGCGTGAATTGGGTGCTGCGGTCGTAAATCTTGATCTTAGTATCCCTTTCACCGCAGCAAGGGCACGAAACGCAGGCTGGCAATATTTACTGGCACAACAACCAGAGTTGGAGTTTATTCATTTTATTGATGGTGATTGTGAATTCGTTGATTCCTGGCTAGAAACCGCGTTGCAGTATTTGCAAACGTCACCAGACTACGCAGTGGTGTGTGGTCAACGAAAAGAACGTTATCCATCCCAAACTGTATACAATCACTTGTGCGATATTGAATGGAACACCCCGGTGGGTGACGCGAATGCGTGTGGTGGTGATGCGTTATTTAGAGTTGCAGCTCTTAAACAGGTTCAAGGTTATCGGGAAGATTTGATCGCTGGTGAGGAGCCTGAATTGTGTTATCGCCTACGCTGCAAGGGCTGGAAAATTTACAGGTACGACGCACACATGACCTTGCACGATGCAGCGATGTTTTCATCTCAGCAATGGTGGAAACGCATGCAGCGGGCTGGGTATGCATACGCTGAAGGATACGCTATTCACGGCGGAAAACGCGCTAAGCTGGAAAACTACCGTTGGCCGGATGTCAGACGAATTTTGTTGTGGACGGTGATTTTACCGACGCTCATATTGACCTTGTCGTTATTGAGCGGGTATTTTTTAATTTTATTTTTGATATACCCTTTGCAATTGCTTCGGCTAACTGCTGGTTACAAAAAAACGCTTGCCACACCATCGCTTGCATTCCCCTACGCATTGTCAAATTTGATAGGTAAGTTTGCTCAGTTTGGCGGCGTGCTTAAATACACGGTTAACCGTATGAAAGGTCGAAGAGGCACTTTAATCGAATATAAGTGA
- a CDS encoding nitroreductase, whose product MKFHPIKALKALWSVLKGYLYELKQNRRYMNNWQRSSPDYWSLSSELIFYYHKLEKGLSMPGESRFFGAAPARQTCKLLDEWVSSGFSQNDSVFLGAVESLRGYFKRMPEPVPEELRGLNVAIKGYLENIEPCDELSTPIPKLFTQENQLTFIEELATRRRSVRNFIKKPVELEFIERAVSVAQKAPSACNRQPCKLHLYSNGELQQKLLKYQNGNRGFGQDIPLLGILTSDSRSFFDHTEKNEPYLDAGLFLMGFIYALEAQGISSCCLNWCVSPWEDQQVRKLTTIAPSEKIITYLAIGYAADDCVVPRSPRRSVESILNYHG is encoded by the coding sequence ATGAAATTTCATCCAATAAAGGCACTTAAGGCTCTCTGGTCGGTTTTGAAAGGCTACTTATATGAGTTAAAACAGAATCGACGATACATGAATAATTGGCAGCGTTCGTCTCCAGATTATTGGAGTTTATCGTCGGAGCTGATTTTTTATTACCACAAACTTGAAAAAGGGCTTAGCATGCCAGGTGAAAGCCGTTTCTTTGGGGCTGCTCCGGCTAGGCAAACCTGCAAGTTGCTTGATGAATGGGTGAGCAGTGGGTTTTCTCAAAATGACAGCGTATTTTTAGGGGCTGTTGAATCTTTAAGAGGATATTTTAAGCGTATGCCCGAGCCGGTTCCCGAAGAATTGCGAGGCCTGAATGTTGCGATAAAAGGTTATTTAGAGAATATCGAACCATGCGATGAATTATCTACTCCCATCCCAAAGCTGTTTACTCAGGAAAATCAACTAACATTTATTGAAGAGCTTGCCACACGGCGACGCAGCGTACGGAATTTTATAAAAAAGCCAGTAGAATTAGAATTCATTGAGCGTGCCGTCTCTGTTGCGCAAAAGGCACCAAGTGCGTGTAATCGTCAGCCATGTAAGCTGCACTTGTACAGTAATGGCGAATTACAGCAAAAATTATTAAAGTATCAAAACGGAAATAGGGGTTTTGGTCAGGATATTCCGTTGCTTGGCATCCTTACTTCAGATTCTCGCTCTTTCTTCGACCACACAGAAAAAAATGAGCCTTATTTGGATGCTGGATTATTTTTGATGGGATTTATATACGCGCTGGAAGCTCAGGGCATTTCTAGCTGTTGTCTAAATTGGTGTGTTAGCCCATGGGAGGATCAACAAGTTCGCAAGCTCACTACAATCGCACCGAGTGAAAAAATAATAACTTACTTGGCGATAGGCTACGCAGCTGATGATTGCGTGGTGCCGAGATCTCCACGGCGAAGTGTTGAATCGATACTAAATTATCATGGATGA
- a CDS encoding glycosyltransferase involved in cell wall biosynthesis: MSDEAKLRVLVIAEAANPEWTSVPLIGWSHSKALRGVCNAHLVTQIRNREAISRAGWREGEDFSVIDSEKIIAPLYRFATFLRGGKNLGWTITTALASIGYPYFEYLCWKKFKTRLKNGEFDVVHRVTPVSPTAPSILASKLKNIDVPFVVGPLNGGVAWPPEFRDLQHKEREWLSHVRNFYKLIPGYRSLRKNASCIIAGSMATKADMPEYTQNRLLYLPENAIDPSRFSLKNQSQYELPLKAAFVGRLVPYKGADIAIDAMVDLCRQGKMEYDIYGSGPEEQSLRAKVVELNLEHAIRVHGFVPNEELQNRLVQADLLVFPSIREFGGGVVLEAMALGVVPVIADYAGPAELVSGESGYLVAMGNRHQLVSNLRETLQAIVANTEALPKLRQACIDKIAKYYTWQRKAEQLLDVYRWVVGLAPRPDFNRPFSDEHAGR, from the coding sequence ATGTCTGATGAAGCCAAATTGCGCGTGCTGGTAATCGCGGAAGCTGCCAATCCAGAATGGACCAGTGTGCCCCTCATTGGATGGTCACATTCCAAAGCCTTGCGCGGCGTTTGTAACGCGCATTTGGTGACTCAGATCCGTAATCGCGAAGCGATAAGTAGAGCGGGCTGGCGCGAGGGTGAAGATTTTTCGGTGATTGATTCCGAGAAAATTATTGCCCCTTTATATCGTTTTGCGACTTTTTTACGCGGGGGTAAAAATCTCGGGTGGACCATTACAACTGCATTAGCGTCTATCGGCTATCCCTATTTTGAATATTTGTGTTGGAAAAAATTTAAAACGCGTCTCAAGAATGGCGAGTTTGATGTGGTACACCGCGTCACACCAGTTAGCCCAACGGCTCCAAGTATTCTGGCGAGTAAGCTTAAGAATATAGATGTGCCCTTTGTGGTAGGACCTTTGAACGGAGGCGTTGCATGGCCGCCAGAGTTTCGTGATTTGCAGCATAAGGAACGAGAATGGCTGAGTCATGTGCGCAATTTCTATAAACTGATTCCCGGGTATCGTTCTCTGCGTAAAAATGCCAGCTGCATCATTGCCGGTTCCATGGCGACTAAGGCAGATATGCCCGAGTACACGCAAAATCGTTTGTTGTATTTACCTGAAAATGCCATTGACCCGTCAAGGTTTTCTTTGAAAAACCAATCTCAATATGAGTTACCCCTAAAGGCCGCATTTGTGGGGAGATTGGTACCCTACAAGGGCGCAGATATAGCTATAGATGCGATGGTCGATCTATGCCGGCAGGGCAAAATGGAGTACGACATTTACGGTAGTGGGCCGGAGGAGCAATCTCTGCGAGCAAAAGTCGTGGAATTAAATCTCGAGCACGCCATTCGCGTGCATGGCTTCGTACCCAACGAGGAGTTACAAAATCGGCTCGTACAAGCTGATTTGTTGGTATTTCCGAGTATTCGTGAGTTTGGCGGGGGTGTGGTCCTTGAAGCGATGGCGCTCGGTGTTGTACCCGTAATTGCCGACTACGCTGGTCCCGCCGAACTAGTATCTGGAGAATCTGGTTATTTAGTTGCGATGGGAAATAGACATCAATTGGTGAGCAATTTACGGGAAACGTTGCAAGCCATTGTCGCTAATACAGAAGCTTTACCAAAACTGCGGCAAGCGTGCATCGATAAAATTGCAAAATATTATACATGGCAGCGTAAAGCTGAGCAGTTGCTCGACGTTTATCGTTGGGTTGTGGGGCTAGCACCGCGCCCGGATTTTAACAGGCCTTTTAGTGATGAACATGCAGGTAGATAA
- a CDS encoding glycosyltransferase involved in cell wall biosynthesis, translating into MKIAYLAPEIPALSATFVYNEILELESNGVAVQGFSIHRPGSLAQDDKLAGIRDSTRYLYERGLVRALLDNFKVLIRNPSGYFGAAMELAGDICRLGLISRNAFGQCMRFVFGASLARDLSACCCEHIHIHFAHVPTDVGMYAAKISGIGYSVTAHANDLFERGYLLKQKVARSRFFGTISEYNRDYLLKLGAIPNKLEITRCGVDARYFSPIYKQSFDFTLGSIGRLVEKKGFDTLVKAVSILCKKGVTCRLKLAGSGPLDDDLRAMVESLGVTDSVEFLGALSHSDVPGYLAGLDVFVLACKTDSQGDMDGIPVVLMEAMLSGLPVVSTRLSGIPELVIDGKTGLLANPGDAEGLAESIENLFSNEQLRSQCVSEAIAHVEAEFSLVTNVNRLQQRFQESIG; encoded by the coding sequence ATGAAAATTGCCTATCTCGCGCCAGAAATACCGGCGCTGTCAGCAACTTTTGTGTATAACGAAATATTAGAACTTGAATCAAACGGCGTTGCCGTACAAGGGTTCTCGATACATCGTCCTGGGTCACTGGCGCAGGATGATAAACTCGCTGGCATTCGCGACTCAACCCGATATCTATATGAAAGGGGGCTGGTTCGGGCGCTCCTTGATAATTTCAAGGTTCTCATACGAAACCCCTCTGGGTACTTTGGGGCTGCCATGGAGCTGGCGGGGGATATATGCCGTCTCGGTTTGATATCCAGAAACGCATTTGGGCAATGTATGCGTTTTGTTTTTGGCGCATCGCTTGCCCGTGATTTGAGCGCGTGTTGCTGCGAGCATATTCATATTCACTTTGCGCATGTACCCACAGATGTAGGCATGTATGCTGCGAAAATATCAGGCATTGGTTACAGCGTTACCGCCCATGCCAATGACCTTTTTGAGCGTGGCTATTTACTCAAGCAGAAGGTCGCCAGGTCGCGTTTTTTTGGAACCATTTCGGAATATAATCGAGACTATCTGCTCAAATTGGGAGCGATACCAAACAAGCTTGAAATCACGCGATGTGGTGTGGATGCGAGGTATTTTTCTCCTATTTACAAACAATCGTTCGATTTTACCTTAGGTTCGATTGGCCGCTTGGTGGAAAAGAAAGGGTTTGATACGCTCGTAAAAGCGGTTTCAATATTGTGTAAAAAAGGCGTGACTTGCCGCCTGAAACTTGCCGGTTCCGGCCCCCTTGATGACGATCTTCGTGCCATGGTTGAAAGCTTGGGTGTTACGGATAGCGTTGAATTTTTGGGAGCACTGTCACACAGCGATGTGCCAGGGTATCTAGCCGGTTTGGATGTGTTTGTGCTGGCCTGTAAAACAGATTCACAAGGCGATATGGACGGTATCCCTGTTGTGCTGATGGAGGCCATGCTCTCCGGTTTGCCCGTGGTTTCAACCCGGCTTTCCGGAATTCCCGAACTTGTGATTGATGGTAAGACTGGACTCCTAGCGAATCCAGGTGATGCGGAAGGTCTGGCGGAATCCATTGAAAATCTATTTTCAAACGAGCAACTTCGATCGCAATGCGTCTCCGAAGCGATAGCACATGTCGAGGCTGAGTTTTCATTAGTGACAAACGTAAATCGCCTGCAGCAACGATTTCAAGAGAGTATTGGGTAA
- a CDS encoding glycosyltransferase involved in cell wall biosynthesis, protein MQSTKLLSIAPSVPVWVDTEQLIFDRKFYDGMLQYIEAWEGSIRCVIRTSNKQLPAFGTITKSREELPFEIMLIEKDGKVESQHLAGSQVVLASGDNFNGLHISRICKNLGIKCVYSIEYIPETRYQIIEMEGNGYIRTLRKKLYIWQGEHKRKSAFKYADGLQANGAAAYNEYKLFPNCHLYFDTRINKDILISDDQLKQRFKNLEDRKTLHLAFSGRLIKMKGADHLVELAKKLTTKGVDYKMTIYGAGDQESSMKAQIQNLALEKNVCLAGAVDFYSELIPDIKANVDLYVVLHRQSDPSCTYLETLSCGIPIVGYANKAFLGLLERADIGWAKPISDITGIADIVESLSINKDKLMAKSKNAIEFARLHDFETTFKARIKHLSDLLN, encoded by the coding sequence ATGCAGTCTACGAAATTACTTTCCATTGCACCATCAGTGCCAGTTTGGGTTGACACCGAACAGCTCATCTTTGATCGCAAGTTTTATGATGGGATGCTTCAATACATCGAAGCATGGGAAGGCTCAATAAGGTGCGTTATTCGAACTTCGAATAAGCAATTACCCGCCTTCGGCACCATCACAAAATCGAGGGAAGAGCTCCCGTTTGAGATCATGCTTATTGAAAAAGATGGCAAAGTTGAGTCACAGCATCTCGCGGGATCGCAAGTTGTATTAGCCTCAGGAGATAATTTTAACGGATTGCATATCAGCAGGATCTGTAAAAACCTCGGTATAAAATGCGTGTACTCAATAGAGTATATACCCGAAACCCGGTATCAAATTATCGAAATGGAGGGTAATGGTTACATCCGAACTCTGCGTAAAAAACTTTACATCTGGCAAGGGGAGCACAAACGCAAATCGGCTTTTAAGTATGCTGATGGTCTACAAGCCAATGGTGCTGCAGCCTACAACGAATACAAACTTTTTCCAAATTGCCATCTCTACTTTGATACCCGAATAAATAAAGACATACTGATATCTGACGATCAACTCAAGCAACGTTTTAAAAACTTGGAAGATAGGAAAACCCTACATTTAGCTTTTTCCGGCCGGTTAATTAAAATGAAGGGCGCTGATCACTTGGTTGAATTGGCGAAAAAACTAACCACGAAAGGCGTCGACTACAAGATGACCATTTATGGCGCAGGCGATCAGGAATCGAGCATGAAAGCGCAAATTCAGAACCTCGCCCTAGAAAAAAACGTCTGTCTTGCCGGGGCAGTGGATTTTTACAGTGAATTAATTCCTGACATTAAAGCCAACGTGGATCTTTATGTCGTGCTCCACAGGCAAAGCGACCCTTCGTGCACCTACCTGGAAACACTTTCTTGTGGCATACCTATTGTTGGATATGCCAACAAAGCATTTCTTGGCTTATTAGAGAGAGCAGATATCGGATGGGCAAAACCAATAAGCGATATTACTGGAATTGCTGATATAGTTGAATCTTTGTCAATAAACAAAGATAAGCTAATGGCAAAGTCAAAAAACGCCATTGAATTCGCGCGTCTACACGATTTTGAAACCACCTTCAAAGCTCGTATTAAACATTTAAGCGATTTATTGAACTAA
- a CDS encoding glycosyl transferase family 2 — MSYLLVSPCRNEAEYMRITLDSVVSQSVPPDLWVIVDDGSTDDTPNILAEYAEKYDFIKIITRPNRGHRSVGPGVIEAFYFGYDQIDVSIFDYVCKFDLDLDLPPRYFEILINRMENNPRLGTCSGKAYFIEKDTGKKISEKCGDEMSVGMTKFYRRACFEAIGGFVRQVMWDGIDCHKCRQLGWIAESWDEPDLNFIHLRPMGSSQKGILTGRMRHGFGQYFMGTGLLYMTASSVFRMMHPPYIIGGLAMWWGYVKSMLSRERRFDDFALVQFINHYQWQCLLKGKGKATAELNAKQATVWQTRNAS, encoded by the coding sequence ATGTCATATTTGTTAGTCTCTCCCTGTCGCAACGAAGCGGAATACATGCGTATCACTTTAGACAGTGTTGTATCGCAATCTGTGCCACCTGATTTATGGGTGATTGTCGATGATGGGTCTACAGATGATACGCCAAACATTCTCGCCGAATACGCCGAAAAGTATGACTTCATTAAAATTATTACGCGTCCAAATCGTGGGCACCGCAGCGTCGGCCCTGGCGTTATTGAGGCGTTTTATTTCGGGTATGATCAAATTGACGTGAGTATTTTTGATTATGTCTGTAAATTTGATTTAGACCTTGATTTACCGCCGCGCTATTTCGAAATTCTGATAAACCGAATGGAAAATAATCCTCGGCTAGGTACTTGTAGCGGCAAGGCCTATTTTATTGAAAAAGACACCGGAAAAAAAATCAGCGAAAAGTGCGGTGATGAGATGTCGGTGGGTATGACGAAATTTTACCGTCGTGCTTGCTTTGAGGCTATTGGTGGATTTGTTCGCCAGGTGATGTGGGATGGTATTGACTGCCACAAATGCCGACAGTTAGGTTGGATCGCTGAAAGTTGGGATGAGCCCGACCTCAACTTCATTCATCTTCGGCCAATGGGGTCTAGCCAAAAAGGAATCCTAACGGGTCGTATGCGCCACGGCTTTGGTCAGTATTTTATGGGGACCGGTTTGTTATACATGACGGCCTCTTCGGTTTTTCGAATGATGCATCCGCCCTATATCATTGGTGGTTTGGCCATGTGGTGGGGATATGTGAAGAGTATGTTGTCGCGTGAGCGCCGCTTTGACGATTTTGCATTAGTGCAGTTTATCAACCACTACCAGTGGCAATGTTTGTTGAAGGGAAAAGGTAAGGCAACTGCCGAACTGAACGCTAAGCAAGCCACTGTGTGGCAAACGAGAAACGCTTCATGA